Genomic window (Verrucomicrobiia bacterium):
GAACGGCTTGAACAGCGCGAGCTTCTGGCGGGCGACGGGCAACGCGGGCACGACGCCGGGCAACCAATTCATCGGCACGACAGACGATCAGCCACTGGAGTTCAAGGTGAACGGAATAAGGGCGTTGCGACTTGAACCTGGAACGATGATCGACGGTGCGCCGAATGTGATTGGCGGTTCGCCCCGCAACTTTGTCGCGCCGGGCGTCGTTGGGGCGACCATTGCCGGGGGTGGCGCGACCAATTACTATGGCTTGGCTTACACCAATTCAGTCAGGGCGGATTTTGGCGCGATTGGTGGCGGCCTTCAGAACACGATTCAGACCAACGCCGACAATTCCACCATCAGCGGCGGCTATAACAACACGATTCAGACCAACGCATATTACTCCACCATTGGCGGTGGGTACTACAACACGATTCAGACCAACGCATATTACTCCACCATTGGCGGTGGGTACTACAACACGATTCAGACCAACGCAGCTTACGCCACCATTAGCGGCGGGCTTTACAACACGATTCAGGCTAATGTTTATCGCTCCACCATTGGCGGCGGTTGGGCTAACACGATTCAGACCAACACCGCCGCGGCCACCATTGGCGGCGGCTATAACAACACGATTCAGCCCAACGCCTATGAGTCCACCATTGGTGGTGGTCGAAACAACACGATTCAGGCCAACGGTTTCTACGCCACCATTCCCGGCGGTTACGATAATAGCGCCGTCAGCTATGCCTTTGCGGCGGGCACACGGGCCAAGGCTAATCACTCTGGTGCGTTCGTCTGGGCGGATGCGCAAAGTGGGGCTTTTTCCTCGACCGCCCCCGATGAGTTCAACATCCGCGCGCAAAACGGGGTGCGAATTCAGAGCAATAAAGGCATCCATTTGAATGCGCAGGATGCGCCGATGATTGTGCGGGACTGGAACCCCTTCGCGGCCAATGCGCCTGGCGGCAAGGCGGGTATCGGTCGCTGGGGGCTGTTTATGGAACCGACTTATTTGACGATGGGGATTCCGGCCGAAGACATTCCGGGTCGCACGTTCCGAGTATCCAAGTACAACACCAACGGGACGGCCACCGCCCTGATGACCGTGAACCAAGCCGGGGCTGTCACGGCCCAGTCGTTCAATCCGTCGAGTGACCGGCATTTGAAGGAGAACTTCGAGGCGGTGTCACCGGAGGAGGTGTTGGCGAAGGTGGCGGCGTTACCGATCAGCCGCTGGAATTTCAAGGGCGAGACCGAGACGGTGCACGTCGGGCCGATGGCGCAGGATTTCCATGCGACGTTTGGGTTGGGTACGGACGACAAACACATCGCCACGGTGGATGCCGACGGCGTGGCGCTGGCCGCCATCCAGGGGTTGAATCGGAAACTGGAGACGGAAGCCGCCGCATTGCGAACGGAGAACACGGAA
Coding sequences:
- a CDS encoding tail fiber domain-containing protein, whose amino-acid sequence is MKIKQLHFLTVLGLIGLTATVSWAQGTAFTYQGRLNSGGTPFNGNAEFQATLWTAATGGTQVAANNPTAVVVGVTNGLFTLPLDFGAQFSGAGRWLQLEVRTSIGAFTTLTPRQTLTPTPYALTAAGLSGSLPAAQLSGAIANANLPASPTFAGTVVASTFSGNGANLTNVNAVTLNGLNSASFWRATGNAGTTPGNQFIGTTDDQPLEFKVNGIRALRLEPGTMIDGAPNVIGGSPRNFVAPGVVGATIAGGGATNYYGLAYTNSVRADFGAIGGGLQNTIQTNADNSTISGGYNNTIQTNAYYSTIGGGYYNTIQTNAYYSTIGGGYYNTIQTNAAYATISGGLYNTIQANVYRSTIGGGWANTIQTNTAAATIGGGYNNTIQPNAYESTIGGGRNNTIQANGFYATIPGGYDNSAVSYAFAAGTRAKANHSGAFVWADAQSGAFSSTAPDEFNIRAQNGVRIQSNKGIHLNAQDAPMIVRDWNPFAANAPGGKAGIGRWGLFMEPTYLTMGIPAEDIPGRTFRVSKYNTNGTATALMTVNQAGAVTAQSFNPSSDRHLKENFEAVSPEEVLAKVAALPISRWNFKGETETVHVGPMAQDFHATFGLGTDDKHIATVDADGVALAAIQGLNRKLETEAAALRTENTELKARLERLERLLLVQTSGGAK